Sequence from the Penaeus chinensis breed Huanghai No. 1 chromosome 5, ASM1920278v2, whole genome shotgun sequence genome:
TCTCCGCCTATTGTCTCTTCGTCTGGGGAACAGAGCCATCACTGCCatcaaaacacagacacaaattcTTCTGCAAGATCCCAGGGAGTATCAGAATCTTCCTACAGTGTAACTACAAGTAGCTCAGCTTCTGGTACAGGTTTAGAATCCTTAGCCTACAAAGACCTGGGCAAAGACCTACCCAGCCTTAATGCTATGGCAAAGGTGCTAGGAACGGTGAGGAGTAGTGTGAAACCTCCCGTTCTCACCTCACCAGACTGGTTTAGTTTCTTAACTCCTTCCCAGGAATCTTACACTCAAAAACTCTTCACTCCTGGGGATCTACAAGAAGAACTCATGTATCCTGCGCCATATGGTATCTCTTCAGAAGTCTATCAAAATATCAATGCTCAGGAAGCTGACTTTGTCCTTCTTAAACCTAGTCGGAAGCCTAGAACGGAACCTTTGCCTCCACTTTCAAAGGCAGACACAGCACCCAAGGATAGTGATTCTAAAACATCAACTACAGTAAAGACTACTGACGTGAGCTCATCATCACAGTCCACTACACAGAGTGAGACCACCAGCATTCAGAATAAAGTCACCACTACCTTGAGTTCCGAAACGAAAAAAACTGAGAGTCCTGCAGGTTTAATTGAACCTTTGGCGACGGAGGATGAGGAGGCACTGAAGGAAGGTGCACAAGAGAGTAGAAAATTGAGcttgagtgagaggaggaaaaccAGTctcgaaaaaatatacatacccaGAGCAGTGGAACCAGTTTCTGTCTTGGATGTAAAAATTGATAACTTTGATAGAGATGAATATGTGTCATACAAGAAGACTCTTGGTGAAAATGATGTACTCATACCTGagtgccctctccttccctgtaaTTCGATGCTTACAGACCTTTCAAAAATTGCCAAAACGAGAAGAAACTCCAAAGGAAACAAGAGCACTGATTCCGAAAGGTCAAGAAAATTACCAATCATAACAGATCACATAATGGAGACAAATCTTGAAAATCTTAACAAAACCCATGAGCAAAAGACTTACTCCAGAAAACAAAGCATACCGAAGAATGAGGTCCCTCAAAAggacaataaaaatgttaaaaataagtTGAAAACAACGAAAGACAAGGAGTATGACCAGCTATCACATGAAAATGTAAAGAATACCGATAAATCAACAGatattaaagacaataataattatatcaacaataataaaaagtctCAGAAAAACATGGCATCCCCAGTGACTTCACCCACGGTGGAAGACCCATTTTTCCTTCAAGATCAAACACTACCAAAGAGACCAAATGCTCTACGGAAGCAGTCCCTTCCGACGGAGGAACTGTTTGGAGCAAGGCGCCCAAGAGCCAATAGGAGATCTAGTCTTAACCCTTCGTCAGATTTTCTACAGCCGGGAAGGGCTGCTTGCAGAGGTTCCTTTCCTACAGTCCGAGAGACGGAAGAACACAGTTTCCTGTTTGAGGATGATGCCCCCAGGAGAAAATTGTGGCACCGACGACATGTCCTAAACGCCCGCAACGGAGAGGACTACTTTGTTCCTCCatcagaaaagaaggagggaagcccTGAGCGCccggggagaggaagaagcaaaaccGGGCAGCGGAAGAGGGATAAGCTGTTCATCAACAGAAAACCCGAATGGAAAAGTTACTGCGAGAACTCAATCACAATCAAAACCAGTGCCAAAAGAAGCGACGGTCAATCAAATGGCATGAGGAAGGTGGACACAAATGCCGCAAAATCTGAGAATTTTGGCAAATTCTCGGCCTCCTCCCGCCATCGCGATCTCTCCACCAACAGTGACGACAGCTCTGACTCCCCTGGCAAAGGCTATACAGGTCTCGACGACAGGGAAGGCTGCAGCACAAGGACCCAGAGGAAGACCAAAACCCACAAATCACCCAGAAAGGGCCGACGTCAACCACGAGAAGGCCACGTCAACCCCATGGCTAAGCTCAGTCCCCTAGGATTTGAGTCGAAAGGAGACCTCTTTGCGAATAAAGGCTGCGCTCTAGAAGGAGATGTGATCACGGAGGGCGTCCCGTTGGTGCCCTACGAGCCCCTGGTGGAAAACGTTACTCCTACGTCGCCAGGAGCATCGGGCACTTACTCGGACGCTCCACCTCCTCACACAGGTGCAACAAGGTAAGATGCTGCTTTTTGGCATAACACATAGATatgttgaagatagatatagcAAAGTATATCATTGGTAGAAGGATAAGTTATGTTTCCAGTGTGCAACTTTTAACAAATATCTATCTGCCTTTATCCATGTACATCACAATTTAtatacctttctgtctgtctacctgcctgtctgcctgtcagtttgtctgtctttctgcctgtcagtgtgtctgtttttctgcctgcctgcctgcttacctgcatacctgtctgcctgcttacCTGCATGCCTGTCTGCCTGCATACCGACCtgcctacctaactacctatttgctctatctgtctatgaagttatctatctatgaaactctctctctttctctctctctctctctctctctctctctctctctctctctctctctatatatatatatatatatatatatatatatatatatatatatataattatatatatatgaataattatatatatatatatatatatatatatatatatatatatatatatatatatatatatatatatatatatatatatatttatcgttaaCGTGTTgtaattcttatctttattatcatcactgtggtagtcatctttactgttattatcattaggtaTAGTTGtgatattagtattttcattcttCTAGGATTATGTTTAATTTTTTGTCATTTAATCTATTTCCATTTAatcaagccaattttttttttttttttttttttttttacttcttcttcctttgccttaTTTAATGTCCAGCGATGACCATGCAGTTGTTACCATCTCTGAAGTCTCTTGTTGTCCATAACTTAATTGCTATTTTTCACTGTCAttgtgttatgattaatattttattaattcgTTTGCTTTGTTATCTCTGCTTTATTTCCCGTTTCTTGTCATTCCCTCTTTCCAATTCCCAGAAAGCAGCAGCGAGGAACGGGGAAGAAGAGGCGACACTCCCGAAGACAAGAGAGACCGAAGagcgcctcctccacctcctcctcgtcctcgtcctcgtcgtcatcaaggtcgtcctcgtcgtcgtcctcgcgGGCCTCATCATCCGGGGACTCGAGGTCGTCGCTCTCCTCCTCGTCCGAATCGTCTGAATCGTCTGAATCCTCGTCGGAGTCAGAGTCAACATCGTCTTCCTCGTCCGATTCCTCTGATATTGAAGATCTCATTCTTTAACGATTGGCCTCAAGTGAAAAatagacccatatatatatatatatatatatatatatatatatatatatatatatatgtatgtatgtatatatacatatacatatatataaaacacaccaaATTGCGTGGAATTATATCCAGCATTGCTATTAAGTTATCTATAACATTACAAACCGCAGTCACTGTATAACATCCGCATTGTCGCCTTGCTTCTATATTCCAACAGCTTTTGGcatttagaattaaaaaaaaaaaaaaaaaaaaatgtgccatCAAGTGACGATTCGCCCATTACAAAAAGGGGAAATATTTCGCCAACTTTGTTTCGTCTTTCAGCGTCCTTATAACGTAACATAGAGCGGAGTGTCTGACACCTGATGGCCAACGAGTTCAAATGCATCTTCTACACAACTACGAGATAATAGTAGATATCGTGTTGATATTGTTAACAGTATTACAAACTTtataacagatacacacacacacgaacacacacacacacacacacacacacacacacacacacacacacacacacacacacacacacacacacacacacacacacacacacagactcacactcatgtacgtatggACGTTTGTGTCTGATTTTAACTTGCACAACTAGGCCTTGGAGACATTTCATATTCAGAAAGTATCTTAGGAATCTTCTTCAtacttacttttattatctctctaatAATGAGCATCACTTTCATTACGAGACTAGCGAAACTTTGAATTAGTGCCGTCTTTATAAAGGGTGTGAGATCTAAGCatgtaaatttatgtacatataggcTTTACTTTACTATGCGCTTATGCCCATAGCTGGATATttattgtgtgcctgtgtgtgtgtgtgtgtgtgtgtctgtgtgtgtgtgtgtgtgtgtgtgtgtgtgtgtgtgtgtgtgtgtgtgtgtgtgtgtgtgtgtgtgtgtgtgtgtgtgtgtgtgtgtgtgtgtgtgcgcgcatatatatcaacttttccaattattattttatctgtctatattttacTTATCTagctgcctctctctatctctcaggtgtgtatatataaatatatatatatatatatatatatatatatatatatatatatataaacatatacatatatatatatatgtatatatatatatatatatatatatatatatatatatatatgtatatatataaatatatatatatatatatatatatatatatatatatatatatatttatatatatatatatatatatatatatatatatatatatatatatatatatatatatatatatatatatatatatacacacacacacctgaatctatatatataaatatacatatatatataaatatatataatgtgtatatgtatgtttatatatatatatatatatatatatatatatatatatatacatatatatatgtatatatatatttatatatatatgtaattatatgtatatatctatctctctctctctctctctctctctctctctctctctctctctctctctctctctctttctctctctctctctctctctctctctctctctctctctctctctctctctctctctctctctctatatatatatatatatatatatatatatatatatatatatatgtaaatatatatatgtaaatatatatatatatatatatatatatatatatatatatatatatacatatatatatatatacatatatatatacatacatacatacatacacacacaaaaatgaatatatctgtggcagtgtatctctctctctctctctctctttctctctctctctctctctctctctctctcgctctctctctctctctctctctctctctctctctctctctctctctctctctctctctctctctctctctctctctctctctctctctctctcaggtgtatatatatatacaaatatatatatatatatatatatatatatatatatatatatatatatatatatatacacacatacacatacatacgtatatatatatatatatatatatatatatatatatatatatatatatatatatatatatttatatatatatatatatacacacacatacacatacatatatatatatatatatatatatatatatatatatatatatatatacatatgtatatatatatatatatatatatatatatatatatatatttacacatctgtgtgtgtatatatatatatatatgtatatgtatatatatatatatatatatatatatatatatatatatatatatatatatatgtatatatatatatatatatatatatatatatatatatatatatatgtatatataaatatatgtatatatctatatatatatatatatatatatatatatatatacatatatatatatatatatatatatatatatatatatatatctatctgtctatatatatatatatatatatatatatatatatatatatatatatatatatatatatatatatatataaattttgtatatgtaaatatatgtgtgtatatatatatatatatatatatatatatatatatatatatacacacacacacatacaaatggttATATCTGTGGCagtatgtgtggtatgtgtggtaatgtgcgtatctatatgtgtatcatatgtatataaggatTTACTTGTTTATCAGATATCACTGAATTGTTCCGCctgacacttatatatacacaaaatgtataCATCATCTTTATAGCAAATaaatgcttttattgttattgttctttcatTTCATCCCAAACATGTAAACCGATTCATGTCCTAAAACAACTTGAGAGTGTAAGATACACCGATCCAAGTGAACAGAGAAGTGACTTTAAGAAATAGTTATTATTCTAAGCATTCACATGTCATACATTCATGCGTAGAGTTTATACATCGATGTGATACATGTTCCTTCTAGTCAAATGCATGTACGTTTGTTGATGAATTCTTTGAAATGAAGAAAAGTATTTCCCAAGCAGCAAATATAAAagtcagtattattatatataaatacatatatcgatatgtaagttattatatatatatatatatatgtatatatatatatatatttatatatacatatatatatatatatatatatatatatatatatatatatatatatatacatatatatatgtatatatatattttatattttatatattatatatattgtatatattatatatattatatatattatatatattatatatattatatatatattatatatatcatatatattatatatatctttacacacacacacacacacacacacacacacacacacacacacacacacacacacacacacacacacacacacacacacacacacacactgtatgtataaataaataaataaatatatatatatatatatatatatatatatgcatatatataaatatttatatatgatacataaacatttacagaaacatatatataacacacacacaaacacacacacacacacacacacacacacacacacacacacacacacacacacacacacacacacacacacacacacacacacacacacacacacaaccacacatacatgtatacatacactcagacaaacacacataccagcCTACCATATTCAGATAGACCATgttccaagaaagaaagaaaatacatcaCTCTAAATTCTACTTCACAAAAAAATccccacaaaaaaaggaaaaaaaaaaaaaaatggaaaataacaatgaaaattaacacagcagtaacaataacaagacgAACACGAAGAAACGAATCCGAATCCGAACCGTCGATCAAGCAGTTACAAAGATCGAACCAGGAACATGAAGCTTTTTGACgcaagacctaaaaaaaaaaaaaaaaaaaaaaaaatctcaaaagggAAAACTTTCGACTGTTATAAATGATGGCTGTAGGTCGAAAGGTGGAGGAGATTAAAGGGAATTATTAATGGTAGGGGtcttagaagaaaacaaaattgttGGGGAaaattgtttgtatttgtgtaacaGGAGAGTCTTAACTGGTCaaaattgttgttatatatatatatatatatatatttgattttagttttttatctctatatatatatttttcgttacTACTATGAGTATTATAATATTGTTTGTGTAAATTTCATAATCATCTTCCcagctattattatcaccatcacgatcAACATCATCCattatctaatcattattattgctgtaatttttttttttttttgtgtgtgtgtgtgtgtgtgtgtgtgtgtgtgtgtccatgtgtatgcgcgtgaacgcgtgtgtatgaatatatgcgttctgttgttaataatatctccgtgttgttgttattattattcttaaaattATAAACATACCAACCCATACTAtaacttacttttttttatatatagtatcattattactattattgccatttcctttttgtcattaatatcattaatgataatgagggtgatgatgatattattaatagtattaataatattatcaattatattattattattattattatcataacaaaagcGACATGGATTTACTGATAAGCGAGAGACATCTTTTTGGAAGTCctgaagagaggagatgaagagattaAAGGTACTAAAGAAAATTAGCACAGTACATGGAGGCGAAGTGTGTACACCCACGAGCCATGTCAATTGGATTAGGTTGAAAGATTAAGCGGTCTGTGGGGAATAAGACCAGCATGTGGGAGGAGTCAGAGGGggtggaagcgaggagactgtctactgaagagatagagaaagaaggaggaggagaaggtggaggaggaggaggaggaggaggaggaggaggaggaggaggagaagaagaagaagaagaagaagaagaagaagaagaagaagaagaagatgatgaagaaaagaaaaagaaaaagaaaaagaaaaagaaaaagaaaaaaaagaagaagaagaacgaaaaaaggaTGACAAGAAGAAGtattaagaaagaagaagaaggagacgaagtattatgaaagaaagaagaagaacaaatattaagaaagaagaagaagaacaaaaagaaaaacagcagcATTGTGCAGGTTAAACTTAAACaacttttcgagaaaaaaaaaaaaaaaacctcagtcTGTGGGCGTGCaaataaggaggaaggataaggactGCTGACATTTGATGAACCATTTTCGACTGGTAGCAGAGGAAGGCTTCGTTGGAGTGTCTGGCATAGCCTATTTGTATTTAGAGACATGCTTGGTAAGGCTGGATACGGTCCCATCAAGATACGCTCTGTCACGGTAGGAAACTCTCTATCACAGGAGGAAACTCTATCACAGGAGGAACATCTTTACTATGGGAGGAAACTCTTAGTCACAGGAAAAACTCTTTATTATAGGAGGACACTCTCAGTCACAGAGGAAACTCTTTATTATAGGAAGAAACTCTTAGTCACAGGAGGACACTCTTTATTATGGGAGGAAACTCTCAGTCACAGGAGGATACTCTTTACTATGGGAGGAAACTCTCAGTCACAGGAGGAAACTCTTTATTATGAGAGGACACTCAGTCACAGGAGGAAACTCTTTATTATGGGAAGAAACTCTCAGTCACAGGAGGAAACTCTTTATTATGGGAAGAAACTCTCAGTCACAGGAGGAAACTCTTTATTATGGGAAGAAACTCTCAGTTACAGGAGGCAACTCTATCACAGAAGAAGTGGTGTGGACCTGGTTGGGCGGAGGATGTTCCTCTGGTGATATATGAGCTTGGGACTGAGAGGTCTTGCCCTTTTTTCTAGATGTCTTGAGGAAGCCGTGTTGCACCCTTTCTTTCTTATgcactttccacctcctcctcttctccatcagacagaaagataaaatctctctctctctctttctctttctcttgctctttctctttctctctctctctctctctctctctctctctctctttctctctctctctttctctttctctcactctctctctctctctctctttctccccccccccccccctctctctctctctctctctctctctctctctctctctgaaaacatTCTCTACTTCCCATACCTTTTGTTGCCAAATACCAGCTACCCTTCTGAAGTGCCCGACCTTTCGACTTGACCTGTTTTGCCTCTGCTTCCTTGCGCTTATCATCATACACCTTTCCacgttctttctctttgttcttctctaccttcctctcctctccctcattagacctgaagatgaaaacgTGGATTTCGAAACGGTTGCCTTGCCTTTTTAATAAACTCACGCTGTGTATAAAAGTTTTGtacagtcattattgttattcctttcgTTGTCGTTGCTCGTATTGTATATACCATAACCTTCAAGGCATCCATCaacgtaattatctttattaatgggGAAGGGTATTATACGACTTTTTGTTTATCTTCCGACAGCTTAGGCATTACAGGTTATAATCTCTTAGGAATGACAGATTTAAGACGAAcgctataaaattatataaatcctGCCTCTCAATTCCGGTGTAAGTCTTATCTGTATGTTAAAAAAAcagggaggaacagggaggaacATGTACATTACTAGCTTCTAGAGTGAAACAGACGTGTGATAACTCGACagataaatataagtaaagagaGTTTCAGCAAGAAAAGttaataagaaaatacaaaaaaagaaaatcaggaaaATCTAAATACTTGAAAATCAGATAGAGAGACTTATAACCCCTggtcattcattaaaaaaaaaaaaaatgaagtagagggaagggaggcattTGATACAATTGCAAAGGAGTCAACAAAGGGGAGATTTCTTTAAACTGAAAGAGGCtgcagatgagaaggaaaagagatgttAAAGATAAGTATTTCCTACGAACGTTTAGATAGCAAGAGCCCATTGTATGATTCTAGTTCATTTGTATGAtatgattttttatcataatgatgaagataatgataatgaaaattataataattgatgttgatgatgatagtgataatagtgataataatagttatcactattgataactattgtgataacaataattataatgttaataatgataattataatgatgaggatggtaatgataataatgatgatgatactattggaaataatgataaagataataatgataatgatgctattggaaataatgataatgatcataatgatgatgatatttgatataatggtactgaagataataataatgataatacaaaaataatgataacaacgataacatcagttataacgataattataataataagtgtaattataattatgatagttaatgataattataagaataatgataacgataatgataataatgataatgttaatggtaataataacaatattaataacacttataattataattatgattatagtgaagatgatgacaataaaaatcatcatggtaatgataatgatgatgattatgataatgatagtaataatgatcatgattatgataatgataattataatgataaacgataaatgataataataataataatgataaatgttaaaGTTAATGATAGTAATCTCTTCTATTGTAGCGTGAACAATTGCTAATCATGTTTACAAGAAGATAATCAGATACAAGGAATAAACAGCAAATAAAACGCAACACATACTGTTTACGAAAGAATGTTTGACGGTTCATTAATAGCATAAGCAAGGTAGATAAACGGAACTGATACGGAATTAATTATTACACTAGTTTGAAAGAACACGGTTATAATGAAGTGTCTACACTTTTATATTAAGTCCTCTAGAACATCGAGTAGATATTTTTTACGTAGTATGTAGACTATCGGTGCATTGTTACATTATACAAGTTTTGCAATTAGCTTAGTGCTCTATGAGATTTTACTCTCTAATTTTTCAATTAATACAAAGTGTTAACTATATAGTTTACATAGCCAACTATTCTATAAAGttttaatattttcatgttttaatatgtgtatttttatcttaCCACAGTTATCATCAGGGGACTTATGCCCTTCTCTATTACCTGTATGGAAGCAAATGAAACTTATATTTCCATTACCTTAATGTCAagcgttttttattttatttttatttcattattcccacttcgccttcctccttccccttatcacGGGCGAAGTGCCTTTGAAAATACCAAATTACCAGACAATGGGCGAGGGAAAGCCCGGCGTCCCCTACCCCTCCACGCGTCAGGGTAATCTAGCCGATCCTCCTAGCATCGCTCCATTATAATCTTCTGCTTCTTGAGTCCTTTGTGGCAGGACGGGCCGGGGAAAGGGATGAGCCTGCCGGTGAGTGACTGCCGGAAGACCTACGCTGAGATAGGAAGACCTTCATCCTGTAGGGTTATTACTGGGCGACCGACCGTGTGTTAGGCACTTGGATGGCGCGGAGTATCGAGGGCTGGTGCTGCATGTTATGTAGAGTTTTTACAGATTATGGGGTATTTTATTGATCTTTCTTGATTAGTCTTTATTCAGTCTGCATATAATATATGAGTATTGttcatttttatgtaaatatacttcgATTGTGTAGATGAGTTggcattttgattttatttctcgTTTAATCCTTACTTACagatataatacatgtgtgttaAATATTTAAAGACTAAACTGAAGCTGAGATAGCACTTACTATGTACACATTCTTGAGCAAACTCAATAACAATTTTGGCCAGTCACGAGTCCCAGAATCTGCAGAGTAATTGGTAGAATAATTTCCTGTAGGAAGCCGAGCGACCAATTAGTAAGAGTAATTGGCAGTCCTGAAGCCCTTCTGTCAGAGGCTGCCACCGCCACccgttcttttttttccatttttccggACCGATAAGTTCGTTCTTTCTCAGAGAACGCCGTTATCCGAACTGTTCTCAAGTGCCTtggccatctcccctccctccacattacctcctttatcaattttgtttctctttttctttctcgcacttactctctccctcttcctcactccgttGCTTAACTTTCACTCTTTATCACGGCCCAGTAATAT
This genomic interval carries:
- the LOC125025959 gene encoding uncharacterized protein DDB_G0284459-like, which encodes MEATLTTRCLQTALSSTPPSAVTSQQTLADQKPSQELSPDSGNGEDLDEFDPLKASPKCSDTRNESDQEALRSLSNSTISPFDCFDKGRDMTAVESSEANQLSVEKDGSPASESGGQVTIDSHKERSKESERKEQFSTLSEKEANLISLEEKPQVSLISPNPGTQNIPKESIVHYSDAFNNRVLNSSILATCGSSLPCGPFSKSCTPIKKNQKHQEMSGPFSLPEGKGALHDGIFKTLPYQLNCDKTKRGPFSIHSLEAAQEPTTCTNLYYPEYYSNYRSRLVRRYTNPEVVRTQPMSGGLHTTSCELITSLPGQCACVNPGTSHACAARPTHKLSPGVLNPVFDQGSCETRVTFASMPSTPRKFSLDLNYIPRDFSLPEFPQTAVSSVIPIRLKEGTPLVSLDSAKPEYQCLSSQPSPPIVSSSGEQSHHCHQNTDTNSSARSQGVSESSYSVTTSSSASGTGLESLAYKDLGKDLPSLNAMAKVLGTVRSSVKPPVLTSPDWFSFLTPSQESYTQKLFTPGDLQEELMYPAPYGISSEVYQNINAQEADFVLLKPSRKPRTEPLPPLSKADTAPKDSDSKTSTTVKTTDVSSSSQSTTQSETTSIQNKVTTTLSSETKKTESPAGLIEPLATEDEEALKEGAQESRKLSLSERRKTSLEKIYIPRAVEPVSVLDVKIDNFDRDEYVSYKKTLGENDVLIPECPLLPCNSMLTDLSKIAKTRRNSKGNKSTDSERSRKLPIITDHIMETNLENLNKTHEQKTYSRKQSIPKNEVPQKDNKNVKNKLKTTKDKEYDQLSHENVKNTDKSTDIKDNNNYINNNKKSQKNMASPVTSPTVEDPFFLQDQTLPKRPNALRKQSLPTEELFGARRPRANRRSSLNPSSDFLQPGRAACRGSFPTVRETEEHSFLFEDDAPRRKLWHRRHVLNARNGEDYFVPPSEKKEGSPERPGRGRSKTGQRKRDKLFINRKPEWKSYCENSITIKTSAKRSDGQSNGMRKVDTNAAKSENFGKFSASSRHRDLSTNSDDSSDSPGKGYTGLDDREGCSTRTQRKTKTHKSPRKGRRQPREGHVNPMAKLSPLGFESKGDLFANKGCALEGDVITEGVPLVPYEPLVENVTPTSPGASGTYSDAPPPHTGATRKQQRGTGKKRRHSRRQERPKSASSTSSSSSSSSSSRSSSSSSSRASSSGDSRSSLSSSSESSESSESSSESESTSSSSSDSSDIEDLIL